The following coding sequences are from one Leptolyngbya sp. NIES-3755 window:
- a CDS encoding response regulator receiver modulated metal dependent phosphohydrolase (similar to AA sequence:cyanobase_aa:LBDG_42210), translating to MNDLDLERPKILVVDDHPSSRMTAVALLSVEGYDVIEAESGVAALSQLQETNPDLILLDVMMPGMDGYEVCRRLKEDEHTRLTPIVFITALDDRRSRLRGIEAGGDDFLTKPFDQLELSARVKSLIRQKRLNEDLDHAEKVLFSIARTVESRDPNTGDHCERLVLRGKAFGEFLGLTRSQIRDLMWGGYLHDIGKVGIPDSVLLKRGRFTEEEFQIMKQHVLIGEKICQPLRTMRGVVPIIRHHHERWDGSGYPDGLQGDQIPFLAQVFQVIDIYDALTSERPYKKAFPPEEALRIIHEEMKQGWRNPDLIEAFGQFIQVIEIKADENTWFQKYIKTANRV from the coding sequence GTGAATGACCTGGACTTGGAACGACCCAAAATTTTAGTCGTCGATGATCATCCATCGAGCCGGATGACGGCTGTGGCATTGCTCTCTGTGGAAGGCTACGACGTAATAGAAGCAGAAAGCGGTGTTGCAGCATTATCCCAACTGCAAGAGACAAATCCGGATCTAATCCTGCTCGATGTGATGATGCCTGGAATGGATGGCTATGAGGTCTGTCGTCGGCTCAAGGAAGATGAACATACACGCCTGACTCCGATCGTATTTATTACAGCCTTGGACGATCGACGATCGCGCCTCAGAGGAATTGAAGCAGGTGGCGATGATTTTCTCACCAAGCCGTTTGATCAATTGGAACTCTCTGCACGAGTGAAGTCGCTCATTCGTCAAAAACGTCTGAATGAAGATTTAGACCATGCAGAGAAAGTTCTGTTTTCGATCGCGAGAACGGTTGAAAGTCGCGATCCGAATACTGGAGATCACTGTGAACGGCTTGTTTTGCGGGGGAAAGCGTTCGGGGAATTTTTGGGATTAACGCGATCGCAAATTCGCGACCTGATGTGGGGCGGCTATCTGCACGATATTGGCAAAGTGGGAATTCCAGATAGCGTCCTGCTAAAACGTGGCAGATTCACCGAAGAAGAATTCCAAATCATGAAGCAGCATGTCCTGATCGGTGAGAAGATCTGTCAGCCGTTGCGAACGATGCGGGGAGTTGTACCGATTATTCGGCATCATCATGAGCGGTGGGATGGATCGGGATATCCGGACGGATTGCAGGGTGATCAAATTCCGTTCTTAGCTCAGGTCTTTCAGGTGATTGATATTTATGATGCACTGACGAGCGAGCGTCCTTATAAGAAAGCATTTCCACCCGAAGAAGCGCTGCGAATTATTCATGAGGAAATGAAACAAGGGTGGCGGAATCCGGACTTAATCGAAGCATTTGGGCAATTTATTCAAGTGATCGAGATTAAGGCAGATGAAAATACTTGGTTCCAGAAATATATCAAAACCGCAAATCGAGTTTAA